Part of the Bryobacteraceae bacterium genome is shown below.
ACGCCACTGCGTTGGCCACTTCCGACGGTTCACCGCCGCGCCCGAGCGGAATCGCCTTGAAGTAGTCGCGGATCACGGACGGGTCCTCGTAGGTCGACGCCGTGAGCCGCGTCCGGATCATACCAGGGCAGACGGCGTTTACCCGGATTCCGTGCACTCCGAGTTCGTTCGCCGCCGTGTGGACAATGCCCAGCAGCCCCGCCTTCGAAGCGTTGTACGCCACCAGCCCCGCCTCGCCGTCGAACGAGTTCGTCGACGCGGTGAGCACGATCGCCCCGCGCCGTTGCGGCATCATCCGCGCCGCCGCCGCCTGCACCGTCTCGAACGCCGCCGTCAGGTTCAGCGAAATCGTGCGGTCCCAAACCTCGCGGGACGTCTCGCCAAGCTGCCGCACGATTGCCGTTCCTGCGTTCACCACCACGATGTCCGGCGCGCCCGTCTCTTCGAATCCCGCCTCGAGGGAGTCCCGCCGTGTCACGTCCACCGCGCGCCCGCGCACCCCCACCGACGCGCCAGCCGCCGCCGGATTCTCGCGTTCCAGGTCGAAGATCCACACCGTTGCGCCGCATGCGGCGAGCATCTTGGAGCACGCCAGTCCGATTCCATTCGCGCCGCCGGTGACCACCGCCGTGCGTCCGTTCAGTTCGAGCAACATCTCCCCAGTTTAAGTTGGCGCCGCGATCGTGACAGAATGGAGGTTAACCCCGCTCAACCTGGAAGGAGATCATGCTCGGCAGCATTGTTCAGGCCGCATTGAAACAACGTGTAGTCGTCGTCGTCACCGCCGCCATCGCACTGGCCTTCGGAGTCGACGCGGCGCGGAAGCTCTCCGTGGACGCGTTCCCGGACGTCACCAATATCCAGGTCCAGGTGGCGACCGAAGTCCCCGGACGTTCGCCCGACGAAGTGGAACGTATCGTCACCATCCCGGTGGAGATCGGGATGACCGGTCTGCCCGGCATGACCGAGATGCGTTCGCAAAATGAGCCCGGTCTCTCGATCGTCACGCTCGTCTTCACCGACGACACGCCGCTCTACTTCGCGCGCCAGATTGTCGCCGAGCGCCTCGGCGACGTGCGCTCCCGTCTCCCGGAAGGCATCAATCCCGTGCTCGGTCCCGTCTCCACGGCGCTGAGCGAGGTCTACCAATACACGCTCGAACATCCCACCGACGGCACGCGCGCGCTCACCAAGGAAGAACTCGTCGAACGCCGCATCGTGCAGGACTGGGTGGCCCGGCCGTTGATGCGCTCCATCCCCGGCGTCGCCGAAATCAACTCCACCGGCGGATACGTCAAGCAGTACCAGATACTCGTGGACCCGTTCAAGCTCCGCTACTACGGGCTCACCATCCACGACGTCCACGCCGCGCTCGCCCGCAACAACGCCAACTCGAGCGGCGGCCTGCTCCCCCGCGGTTCCGAGATCCTCCTCGTGCGCGGCCTCGGCCTGTTCAAGACGCTCGACGATATCCGCACCGTCGTTCTCAAGGAGGTGCGCGGCACCCCGGTCTACGTGCGCGACGTCGCCGAAGTGAAGCTCGGCGAAGAAGTCCGCTACGGCGCCGTGATCAAGGGCGGATACACCGAAGCAGTGGGCGGCGTCGTGGCCATGATCGCCGGCGGCAACGCCAAGGAAGTCGTGGCCCGCATCAAGGACCGTGTGGTCGAGATCAACGCACGCGGAATGCTGCCCGACGGCCTCCACATCGTTCCCTACTACGACCGCTCCGAACTCGTCGACGCCGCCATCCACACCGTAACCAAGGTGCTCGAGGAAGGCATCGTGCTCGTCGTGGTGATCCTCTTCCTCTTCCTCGGCGACCTGCGTTCGTCGCTCATCGTGATCGCGACGCTCCTGCTCACGCCCGGTCTCACGTTCCTGATGATGAACTACCTCGGCATGTCGGCGAACCTCATGTCGCTCGGCGGCCTTGCGATCGCCATCGGCCTGATGATCGACGGCTCCGTCGTCGTCGTCGAGAACGTCTTCTCCAAGCTCAGCCACAATCCGCGCGGCAACCGTTTCAAGATCGTCTATGAGGCGGTGATGGAAGTGGGCACGCCCGTGATCTTCGGCATCTGCGTGATCATCCTCGTCTTCCTCCCGCTGATGACGCTCGAAGGAATGGAAGGCAAGATGTTCGCGCCCCTCGCCTACACCATCGCTATCGCGCTCGCCATTTCGCTCGTCATCTCACTGACTCTAACGCCCGTGCTTTCGATGATGATGCTCAAGGGAGGCGGTGAGCACGATACCCTCATGGTCCGCATGATCAAGCGGCCCTACACGGCCATCCTCGGCTGGGCCACTTCCCACGAGAAGACCACCGTCTTCATCGCGCTCGTGATTTTCGCCTGCGCCATGTCGCTGTTTCCGTTCCTCGGCACATCGTTCATCCCGGAACTCAAGGAAGGGACCATCTCGCCCGCCATGGACCGCGTGCCCAACATCGCGCTCAATGAATCGATCCGCATGGAGATGGGCGCCATCCAGGACCTGTTGAAGGTCAAGGGCGTGAAGGAAATCGTCTCCCGCCTCGGCCGCGGCGAGTCCCCCGTGGACCCGGCCGGCTACAACGAAAGCGACATGATGGTGCAACTCGAGCCGCAGGAGAAACGCGGCGAACGAACCCAGGACATGATCGCCGACGAGATCCGCGAGATCGTCGCCCGCCTCCCCGGCGTCAACCTCGTCATGGCGCAGCCCATCTCGGACCGCGTCGACGAAATGGTCACCGGCGTCCGCGCCGACCTTGCCATCAAAATATTCGGCGACGAACTCGACACGCTCGTCTCCAAGGCTGCCGAAGTCGCGCGCGTCGCCCAAACCGTTCGCGGCGCGGCCGATTTCAAGATCGACCGCATGCTCGGCCAGCAGAACATGAACATCACCATCGATCGCGAGGCCATCGCCCGCTTCGGCCTCAACGCGTCCGACGTGCACGATGTCATTGAAGCCGCCGTCGCCGGCCGCGCCGCCACCGAGATCTACGAGGGCGAACGACGCTTCCAGGCCGTCGTCCGTTTCCCGGAGCATCTTCGATCGAGCATCGGCCGCATCGGCAACATCCTGCTCAAAAGCCCCACCGGAGCCCAGATCCCCATCGCCAGCCTCGCCCGCATCGAGCAGCGCGAAGGGGTCTCGCAGATCAAGCGCGAGATGGCCAAGCGCCGCATCGTCGTCGGCGTCAACGTGCGGGACCGCGACCTCGGCGGCTTCGTCGCCGAAATGCAGCGCAAGATCACGTCGCAGGTTCAATTGCCGCCCGGCTACTACTACGAGTGGGGCGGCCAGTTTGAGAACATGTCGCGCGCCCGGCGCCACCTGATGATCATC
Proteins encoded:
- a CDS encoding SDR family NAD(P)-dependent oxidoreductase, which encodes MLLELNGRTAVVTGGANGIGLACSKMLAACGATVWIFDLERENPAAAGASVGVRGRAVDVTRRDSLEAGFEETGAPDIVVVNAGTAIVRQLGETSREVWDRTISLNLTAAFETVQAAAARMMPQRRGAIVLTASTNSFDGEAGLVAYNASKAGLLGIVHTAANELGVHGIRVNAVCPGMIRTRLTASTYEDPSVIRDYFKAIPLGRGGEPSEVANAVAFLASDLASYITGATLLVDGGQMACKFATWDERAASFRGDHWELK
- a CDS encoding CusA/CzcA family heavy metal efflux RND transporter, whose translation is MLGSIVQAALKQRVVVVVTAAIALAFGVDAARKLSVDAFPDVTNIQVQVATEVPGRSPDEVERIVTIPVEIGMTGLPGMTEMRSQNEPGLSIVTLVFTDDTPLYFARQIVAERLGDVRSRLPEGINPVLGPVSTALSEVYQYTLEHPTDGTRALTKEELVERRIVQDWVARPLMRSIPGVAEINSTGGYVKQYQILVDPFKLRYYGLTIHDVHAALARNNANSSGGLLPRGSEILLVRGLGLFKTLDDIRTVVLKEVRGTPVYVRDVAEVKLGEEVRYGAVIKGGYTEAVGGVVAMIAGGNAKEVVARIKDRVVEINARGMLPDGLHIVPYYDRSELVDAAIHTVTKVLEEGIVLVVVILFLFLGDLRSSLIVIATLLLTPGLTFLMMNYLGMSANLMSLGGLAIAIGLMIDGSVVVVENVFSKLSHNPRGNRFKIVYEAVMEVGTPVIFGICVIILVFLPLMTLEGMEGKMFAPLAYTIAIALAISLVISLTLTPVLSMMMLKGGGEHDTLMVRMIKRPYTAILGWATSHEKTTVFIALVIFACAMSLFPFLGTSFIPELKEGTISPAMDRVPNIALNESIRMEMGAIQDLLKVKGVKEIVSRLGRGESPVDPAGYNESDMMVQLEPQEKRGERTQDMIADEIREIVARLPGVNLVMAQPISDRVDEMVTGVRADLAIKIFGDELDTLVSKAAEVARVAQTVRGAADFKIDRMLGQQNMNITIDREAIARFGLNASDVHDVIEAAVAGRAATEIYEGERRFQAVVRFPEHLRSSIGRIGNILLKSPTGAQIPIASLARIEQREGVSQIKREMAKRRIVVGVNVRDRDLGGFVAEMQRKITSQVQLPPGYYYEWGGQFENMSRARRHLMIIVPITIAAIFFLLFLLFGSLRFAMLIIMVLPFASIGGVVGLYVSGEYLSVPASVGFIALWGIAVLNGVVLVSYIRSLREAGVEQRRAIQEGAKLRFRPVMMTATVAALGLVPFLFATGPGSEVQRPLAVVVIGGLVSSTMLTLIVVPVLYRFFEGRESGFGLGGETVPEAGVVAE